The window GTCCGAGTGAAGAGTGACAGGAAGCAGGCGTACTCGTGCTTCCTCGACTCTGAAGCATGACCTCGACCACTCCTGGTGCCATGGCCAGCGCCCAGAGTGCCTGATACGCCACCAAAAAGTTTCCTACAGGTGCTCTACATCTGCGTGTGTCCTcttcgggtgtacatacacagcTTCCAGAGTCTGACGCTTTGCCCTCGCGAGGCAACGACTGACACATCGGATTCCTGTGCTGCCGGATGTGTTTCCATCCACTTGGTGTGTTCCGCCGTCCAGAGCTGCGACCGGAGAGGGGCGAACCCGCAGGTGCCTTCTGCTCCATCATTCCTAGGAACTGTTCCCCCTACGCTAGCCCTCCTCCTGTGCCACCAGCGCCCTTGGACAATTCTCCAGCGGGGATCGAAACGTGCGCTGCAGTTTCCCCGCCACTGCaggtcgcctccgcctcggcaGGCCGTCCTGCACGGCATGCAGCGGTCGAAGCCGTTCGCAGACACACGCCTCTGCCTGCCTCAGCCGTGTGTGCCTTTTTCGGTCCAAACTCATGCGGGCACAGAGAGAATCCAcggggaacagaagagaaccTTAAATTTTGAGTGCGCACTGACAGGCAGGTGGCGCCGGATTCGcccctttctccctgcgcTCCGACCTTCGCGGCGACCTTTTCCTTCACCAAGattttctcccttttgtcgcgctttctctgcagcctgtCAACCGTGTCAAGGACTAACACGAAAGCCGTTCGCGCGGGTCTCGACGCCTGGGAGCTAGCCAGCGATCgcgagacacgggagaggcgagacaccggaagaaaaaaaaatgGGGAAGGACCAGCAGGTCCTGAGGGGCGAAAGGGAACTTTTTATTGCCTTCTCTTAACCATTTTCGCTGCACACTCCAGTTCTTGCGATTCTTCGTGGCGGCAgctctcggcctcgacgCATGATGCGTTCTGGGACTGTCAAGTTGCAGGCCTTCTTCAGGCTGCACATCTACACGCCCCGCGTCCCACTCTCGTCTGCTGCGGcatctctcgctcttcgctgtccctcgctttctttcctctggtctcgcttcctcgtgtATTTCAACACATGACCAGAGCACGTTTTTCCGCCTTTCGTCGGCACTGCCTTTGTCGTGTCTCCATTctcttcgctgcatgcaagtgAGCCGGAGGTCCTCTTTTCCAACTTTTCTCACAGGACATATCGTCGCCTCtacctttctttccttcctcttttccttccatTCTTTTTTTCCCCGAGTCTGTCCTTCCGCTCCaactttctctctttccttctccttttcctgtcccgcgttgtctccttcctcaccGTTTTTCGGGCCCTCTGTGGCCCGCCGTCTTCCCGCCCACCGCCTCCGTTCCACCCCTCTTTGGCGTTTTCTTTgagcctctcttcttctttggcaGATGTGAGAACGCGTGTACGCCTCGAACCGCGAGTAGCCTTTCCGCAATTCGTAAAGGATCTCCGTTAAACTGACAcaggacaggagacaccaTGGAGGACGATGGGAGCCGTCTGGGGGTCCAACCccttttcgttctcgtcAATCCACAGACGGGTGAGTTtcatttctctcctcccttcctttcctgggtcgtctgtctctcagacacacaaacaaaggtgcctctcttcttccgttttccctttctgtttcttttcggcTTCACTTTCCCCCGCTGTCTGTTGCACTTCTCAAGATTGCCGTCTGGACACATCGAGATATGCCCAGCCatctatatctctatatacacatacatagaTGCAGAAACGTGCCTCAGATAATGCATGTGGGCGCAAGTGTAGGAGAACgtgccttccctctctggaGATTTGTTCACTGCACTCTGTGTGTGCCGcaggcttctttctctggatGGCGTGCTGCCTGGCAGTGCCTCGTCAGGTTCGAGACAGACAACTGCGTGTGTATCTCCGCGtgtcgctgcatgcgaatTCCTAATGTGCTCTTCgagtttttctgtctctgcatgcaggtcAAACAGTCGTCCCGGCTGCTTCTTTCCCGGCCCCGCTTCCCCGATCGTACCCAGTGTTCCCACCCGCCTTCGTGTCCTCCTcagcgcgcctctctcctgttcgaggcgggcgtctctccagaACATCCTTagttccctctctgtctcccgtgcGGTCTttgtcgtctgcgtcttcccgctGTCCATGGAAAGACTCGGCAGGCGTCCCCGTCGCACGCCCTGGCCAATCTGTCTGGGTTCTCTATCACCGGCCTCAGCCGGCTTGTGGAGatatctctgtctcttctagCGAATCCTCTCCTCTCACAAAcgcatcttcctctccttcctcttcttactcttcttcatcttcttcctgttcatctccctcttctgcttcttcttcctcttcatcttcctcttcgtcttcctcttcatcttcctcttcatcttctctgtATAGCTTCCCTTTGACGGAAGGTGGAAGCGAGAACCGTGGCGGTGGCAGTCCGTCTCGGCGGACGCTGTTGGCTGCGGGCGAGGGCGTTTCGTCTCAGTCCTCGACGCCGGTTTCTTCGCACGCCTCGtcggctttctcttctccgtgtttGCCTGCGTCCTCCTTCGTGCCTCCCTTTCGTCGCGCCTCAGCCGCTTCCCCAACCTCGGCCCCGGCGCCCGCCCCCACAGCGCGGCAGCTTCTCTTTGCGCACCAGTGGCGCTTAAATCTGGCTGTTCTTCGAGAGGCTTTCGACgtttcgtcgctcttcgcctgtCTACCGGAGGGCGCCCGCGAGGCTTCTTCCAAGAACTCGCGTCCTTCTGCGCGGACGTCTTGCCTGtcccccgcctcgctctcgcgcgttgCACTGGCCGCGCAAAACGCTGCAGAGCGCAAAGGAGCCTCTCAGAAAgctgccgccgtcgcctcgcgaagagggagaaccaggggagaagacaagcgagagaagaaggcgagagaagatgagggagaagaagcgggagacgaagcgggagaagatgagggagaagaagcgggagaagacgcgagagaggaggacagggacgcgagagtggagagatTGATGAGGGTTTCGAGGAGAAAGGTGGCGATGAAGTACGCGTTTCTGTTGAACAGAAAACACGacaaagaggacgagacgcgACGCAAAGATGCAGAACCtaaagagaacagagacgggaacCGATCAGGAGAAGCCGCGTTCTTCCGAGAAGAcaacgcgagcgagagggaagagagagaagacgagagagaacaagagagagaagaacagggagaagacaaagggGAAGAAATGGAActgcgagaaagagaaaagaaacaaaaagcaGAGTTGTATCTGAGGCTGGAAGCATGGAATTGGGGTGCTCGTGCGAAGGAGCACCGAGACGTGCTTCGCAAAGTCCAGGCAGAGCTCGACGAATCTCTCCACCAGCAGCAGGTacgaaagaaggaaacttTCCGGAACTTGTCGCCCCTCCCCACCGAAACCTGAATACATAGACTTTCACGCATCTGCTCTATCTGTACATCTACTGTttgcacatatatgtatgtattgTCTATCCGTATTTGTGCCTAAAACGTGTATATATAATGCCcatctatatatacgtacacgTTGTGCCAACACATGTGTGCGAAGGATACAAGTACCCCGGTGAAAGTGTGTCGGCCGATGTATCGATTGTGAGGTGTTCCTGTTTGGATGTACCTGCGTAACTACACAGGAAAGTGGAACCCTTTCTTCAAACAGCACATCTGCCTATAAATAGTTATATTTGTATGTGTGCATGGACGTGTATGTAGATGTGCGTGTCCtttcgtgcatgcgtgtgttgAGCGAGATGTGGAATGTGGGGCTCGTTCGGCCGCAGATTGCCTTGGCGGAAACTCAGGGCTGTACGTACAGACTTCCCAAATTACTGTGGCGAGCGttggcggaggcgaaggagtACGAGCGGCTTTTTCAGTCGTTTTCGCTGGAGGAAGCTAACAAACTTTACGGTGAGTCGTTTGCTCTCTTTTGTCGTTGtctttctcggcttttccgctcccttcttccgctcggTCTCCCAGCGCGTCCtgccggcgcctgcgtcgttcGTTCGCTGCatgctccttctctgccttccgtTTTTACGTCGCAAGGgtctctccccgccttcttcttttcgacactgtttctctgcgtcttccagCTGCCGTTTGGCGCATGCAatccgtcctcttctctgtctcctgtgccTCCTCGCACTTCATcggcggcgctgtctcctccgtttcggccctccgtcgcttctccgtcggtCCCTGCAGGTCGCCGAGACGTTTTTGCAGACTGGCAAATCGAGAAccagcggctgcggcgcgccttcctcgctcagTTGCAGCACCAGAACGCGATGCTTCagcgcgcacgcgccgcccccgcgccgctgccccagggcgccgcgccgccgccgaagCCTGGcgcagaggccgagaaaCTCGCTTCTGGCCTGCGCGACGAGCTGTTGCCTGCGCAACACCCAAAAGACGCGAAACCGCGTGCGACTCGagcacgagacagaggcagagagaaagacgaagaggaagtcgaagaagacagagaagaacagagagaagaagacgacgaagacagagaagaaaacgaagaggaaggggtgTCTCGAGGGAAGCAGCAGGGAGGAGAAGCTGCGCTCCGTGGCCGGCTGGAGGCTGCCAGGTAAAGGGGACTctgaggcgaggagagagtggGGGTAGGGAGAACTGCGTGCAGGGTTAAGATTGCCGCTGCTGCAAATGGGGGCGAGAAAGGTTTTGTTGTCTTCACGTTGTTTCCTGTGTTTGTCGAGTTTtgcggctttcttctcgttttcctgtgCGCCCTTCTTCTGGCGGTGGCGCGTCTGTTCCCTCACGGAgttcggcctctctcttcttccgtgcTTGTGCAGACGACGGGAGGTCCGGCTGCGCTACCGCCAGGCGCGGTTGCGGCTCGCCATTGAAGAGGCGCTTCACGCTCTCCTGTacgcctcttcgtctccttcttcctcgtcttctccatccTCGCGTCGTGGGAATCTGGCGAAGAGCGGAGGTGAAGGGCAAGTGAGAAAGGGGTCTAGAGAAGGAGCAGCGTTGCTTCTTCGCAGACTGCTCGCCAACCTAGAGGATTCTCGGTCTCGGTCCCGAGACGGCGAACCCGAGGGGGGAGACTCcgacgcctcgcccgccgcgtcggcgaatttcgccgcctctcccggcTGCGCTTCCGCGGCTCATTGCTCCCACGGCCGACCTGGAAAGGAGGCGCAGGTAggcgcgctgcctcgccttctcacCTCTGCACAGTGTGCGTCCCCATGCGGAGGCAAGGCAGAAGGCCAGCCGGAAGACGGAACGGCAAgtggcgaagaggaagacaacgactgcagcgacgacgagaagcTGGGTGGAAACCAAGATGCAGGCCGGGAAaagagcagcgaggaagccgcAGAGAGGTCCGAAGGCGGAGCCTGCGGGGAGGCACATGCCTCGACTGGGTCTACCATGTgctcgagacggagagagcgaggaggcgagcgacgcgagagagacggcgagggaggacagaagaggggacctgtctctccggtttcctctggccggcggaagaggcgaagagaggagggcgaggcgaacggAAGGTGCGAACGGGGTGCGTCGCCTGACAGAAAGGCAGTGCTCGAGGCCCCGCGCCGTGGAGGAGACGGCGTCGGCGCGGGCTCGAGAAGAGGGCGCGGACGcgaagccgaggcggcgccgaagcaggaagagacagggagcgaGGTGAAGGCTGACTCGTACGCGTGTttggaaagaagacgaagtgAAGAGAGGACAAGCCTGTTCGGTGGAGCCCCGGACGGCGCCCCGCGCCGAGCACCGGAGAGGCTGAGGAAGGAGGGTTCCGAcgaagcgacgcagaagccagaggaagaagacccgACGTTGATGCTGATGCTGAtgagtgaagaagagagacggcctCGGCGGAGCGTAAGCCACAGCAGCTCTTGCCCCTTGGAGAACGGGTCTCGGCCCGATTGGGCAAAGTCGCTCttgccgtcgccttcccggcCATCGTTCTCGTTtgcatcttcctcgtcgctgggTCTCGCGAGccgcgcgctcgcgccttcgcagaCACGCGAGCATCCAGGCGGGCACAACCCTCCGCGGGTGTCTCCCGCGGagcctcccttctccgcctcgcccctccgcGGGAGCGACCGAGCCCTCAAAGCAGAGtccgaagaaaacggcgagggcgaggaaaacgattcaggagagaagaacgattcaggagagaagaccgattcaggagagaaggaccgGAAAGTGGATGACCGACGTCAGGGTGGTGTAGACCCACAGTtgaggagaggacggcgaggaaagcagcgagaagagaagcgcgagactGTGCACACGCACCGAGGCACCGATGCGAATCCCAATGACGCCAGcggtctgcatgcgtcgcttGATGCGACGCCCaccgaagagaaggaagaggaagcggatttggaggcgagacgcgaacaCGCTGAAGGCACCgaagacaccggagacggggagagtCGCGCACtcgagaaagagcagcggGGAGCCTCGACTTGCTTGAAACCCTgtgcgcgagacagagaggcgagcggggTCGAGCGCGGCGACAGTGGTGAGGCCCTGAGAGAAGGCAGTGCAGAGGAAtttggagaagagagcgcaggcGCTTCCAGCGACGGTCTCAGATCTTCGCAGAGCACTGGAGAACCGAGCAAGACCCCAGATGCGTCCAATCGACACAGCAACGACGCGTCGTCGGCTTCGTGCTTCGCGTCAGCCCACGAGCACGTGGCAGGCgccgaggggagagaaagcccGCGCGAAGCGTACGAGGACGCCGTGCAAGTGGACCAATTCGGGAAATACGCAGCGCTCTTGAAGAGCTGGGAAACCGTGATGGGCGAAGCTGTGCCGGCGCAGCTCCTCTGGCTCGACGAGACCCGACCTGACCGACCGTGAGACcaagagacagcgcggggACTCCACCAGCGATTCACGCACATTGAAGTTGACCTGTTttgaggaaggggaagagagagagggggagagaaggcagaggacaAAACACCTTTCGAGGCCGACCACTGAGAGACTGAGGGCGATCGCATAGGATGGGCCCCGACTCAGGCATGTGTGTCCCTTAGACGAAATCAACAAACGAAATCAACAGAGACGGACTAGCGGCGCTTCTGAACATTCCGACGATCCAGTGGGGGCCGAGTCGTGTGTGGCGCGTAAATCTTCTCAGGGAAAAAGTCGGTTTTTTTCACCTGACCACCTGACGAGCAAGGCAGAGGAACCGGGGGCCCAGAACAGGCAACCTGCGGGAGACCGCTTCGACTCGTGTTTTTGCACGCACATGCGGgtcttccgcttttctgtcTGCGATTGCCCGAAAGAGgtcttttgttttctgtttcctttgtgcggcgtctcctgcagcgTGCGCCCGCCAAGCCAAGACTCGTACAGAGACGGCAGCCTCTTCATCGAATGCTTGCACGTCGAGGTGCGTTGCTGCTCGTCAAAGAAAAGtggtgtctcgtctcgccgcctctgcatGAATTTGACGCTTCGGGGTTCCCTCTGGTTGGTcccttgttcttccttttcgtcttctgtggGCGTGTTTGGAGCCAGCGAGCCCACGGGGCTCGCCactcttcgcttctgtctcctgtttgtctcttcctcctgtgcCTCTGGCGCCGCTGCATtggct is drawn from Neospora caninum Liverpool complete genome, chromosome X and contains these coding sequences:
- a CDS encoding MGC53542 protein, related gives rise to the protein MEDDGSRLGVQPLFVLVNPQTGVPVARPGQSVWVLYHRPQPACGDISVSSSESSPLTNASSSPSSSYSSSSSSCSSPSSASSSSSSSSSSSSSSSSSSSLYSFPLTEGGSENRGGGSPSRRTLLAAGEGVSSQSSTPVSSHASSAFSSPCLPASSFVPPFRRASAASPTSAPAPAPTARQLLFAHQWRLNLAVLREAFDVSSLFACLPEGAREASSKNSRPSARTSCLSPASLSRVALAAQNAAERKGASQKAAAVASRRGRTRGEDKREKKAREDEGEEAGDEAGEDEGEEAGEDAREEDRDARVERLMRVSRRKVAMKYAFLLNRKHDKEDETRRKDAEPKENRDGNRSGEAAFFREDNASEREEREDEREQEREEQGEDKGEEMELREREKKQKAELYLRLEAWNWGARAKEHRDVLRKVQAELDESLHQQQIALAETQGCTYRLPKLLWRALAEAKEYERLFQSFSLEEANKLYGRRDVFADWQIENQRLRRAFLAQLQHQNAMLQRARAAPAPLPQGAAPPPKPGAEAEKLASGLRDELLPAQHPKDAKPRATRARDRGREKDEEEVEEDREEQREEDDEDREENEEEGVSRGKQQGGEAALRGRLEAARRREVRLRYRQARLRLAIEEALHALLYASSSPSSSSSPSSRRGNLAKSGGEGQVRKGSREGAALLLRRLLANLEDSRSRSRDGEPEGGDSDASPAASANFAASPGCASAAHCSHGRPGKEAQVGALPRLLTSAQCASPCGGKAEGQPEDGTASGEEEDNDCSDDEKLGGNQDAGREKSSEEAAERSEGGACGEAHASTGSTMCSRRRERGGERRERDGEGGQKRGPVSPVSSGRRKRRREEGEANGRCERGASPDRKAVLEAPRRGGDGVGAGSRRGRGREAEAAPKQEETGSEVKADSYACLERRRSEERTSLFGGAPDGAPRRAPERLRKEGSDEATQKPEEEDPTLMLMLMSEEERRPRRSVSHSSSCPLENGSRPDWAKSLLPSPSRPSFSFASSSSLGLASRALAPSQTREHPGGHNPPRVSPAEPPFSASPLRGSDRALKAESEENGEGEENDSGEKNDSGEKTDSGEKDRKVDDRRQGGVDPQLRRGRRGKQREEKRETVHTHRGTDANPNDASGLHASLDATPTEEKEEEADLEARREHAEGTEDTGDGESRALEKEQRGASTCLKPCARDREASGVERGDSGEALREGSAEEFGEESAGASSDGLRSSQSTGEPSKTPDASNRHSNDASSASCFASAHEHVAGAEGRESPREAYEDAVQVDQFGKYAALLKSWETVMGEAVPAQLLWLDETRPDRPVRPPSQDSYRDGSLFIECLHVESNFFRLLHRCFAACGAAGGRGRALPPERLQAFRGQILEENAELYTMKKQLDASRYRLMKQTKLFLAQANSQFSNFHQLKRGYRLLNLLGKGGFAEVWEVFDPLTCDVLAAKLHVLSSVEKESARWHIVKRVQNEIEIHKDILPHPHIVEMKACFEMGNDVLASILEFCEGGDVDHFLKLTGTLRESLAAEWTRQILEALLYLKRQPVGVIHHLDIKPGNVLLQRGKCKLADFGLSRVVPRGAEQGAPEAVWEGGGTLWYQPPECLIFQRRRHMKRNCAPDAGRKAPPKPASRSQASSLGELRRPRRGSRPADAREAAPKNARRRGEEARIREDEERERKASLLALADTDLEAFFRALPVVRYVPLDDKIDIWAVGCILYEMLFNKRPFGPSPAQNTTDPTLALIRDAFRGPEFPGRPANREAPKKRRKIQEAADGENNEKASSSHDGDEKLEQSEECLDLLARLLSYDPAGRPTIEEALDHPFFAQQGGDLREDESSASKDPASAVIFAELDARVRALEKQTITGALDREDEEEERYLKEGLAVRHKL